GGCTTCCATGTGGGGGCAGTCGGAGAAGCTAGCCCTGGAGATGCTGATCAAGAAGATCAACGCCTCCGGCGGGGTCCTGGGGAAAAAGCTGGAGCTGGTGGGGTACGACAACCGCAACGACGCGGTGGAGTCGGTGAACGTGGCCCGGCGGTTGGCAAACGACGGGGTGGTGGCGGTCATCGGCCCCGCCCAGAGCGGCAACGCCATCGCCACGGCCCCGGTGTTGGAGAAGGCCCGAATCCCCATGGTGGTGACCACCGCCACGAACCCCTTCGTCACCATCGACAAGCGCAGCGGCAAGACCCGGCCCTTCGCCTTCCGCCCCTGTTTCATCGATCCCTTCCAGGGCACCGTGGCGGCGCAGTTTGCCTTCCGGGACCTGAAGGCCCGCAAGGCGGCGGTGCTCTACGACGTGGGTTCCGACTACGGACAGTGGCTGGCGAAGTACTTCGAAGAGGCCTTCGTCAAGGCGGGGGGCAAGGTGGTGGCCAAGGAGGCCTTCCGCACCGACGAGCTGGACTACCGGGCCCAGCTGGGGAAGATGAAGGGGCTGGAGCCGGACGTGCTCTTCATCCCCACCAGCCAGAAGGAGGCCGCCATGGCGGCCAAGCAGGCCCGGGACCTGGGACTCAAGGCCCGTCTGTTGGGTACGGACAACTGGGGCAGCCCGGACCTCATCGAGCTGGGGGGCAGCGCCATCCACGGGGGGTACTTCGTGAACCTCACGGACCTGGCGGATCCGGACATCAAGGGCTTCGTGCAGGAGTACCGCAAGGCCTTCGGGGCGGATCCGGTGCTTCCCAACCCCGTCATGGCCCAGGACGCGCTGCTGCTGGTGGTGCACGGGATCCAAGCCGCCAAGAGCACCGACGGGGCGAAGATGGCCCAGGCCATGGCCCACGCCCGGGGACTCAAGGTCACCAGCGGGGTGCTCACCATAGACCCCGTGACCCATGACCCCCTGGACAAGCCTGCGGTGATCCAGAAGGTGGACACCCAGGCCAAGTCCTTCGTCTTCGTGAAGAAGTTCCACCCCGGGACGAAGTAGCACTCCCGGTCTTCGAAATCCCCGGGTCCTTCCGGGAGGGGGCTTGCGCCGCTTCCCGGAAGGACCCATGCTGTGTCCGGGCCCTGTGCGCCCGGAAGGAGGTTTGTGCCCTTGTTCTTGCAGACCCTGGTGACGGGGCTGTCCATCGGAGGGATCTACGCCCTCATGGCGGTGGGCTACTCCCTGGTGTTCAGCGTGCTCAACTTCAGCAACTTCGCCCACGGAGCGGTCATCATGCTGGGGGCCTACATGGGCCTGGGGCTGGTCTCCAAGCTCCACGCCGGGCTGGGCCTGGTGGTAGCGGGCAGCATGATGGGGGCGGGGCTGCTGGCGGTGGCCAACGAGAAGCTGGCCTACTCCCTCCTGCGGCACCGCAAGGCTCCCTCCCTGTACCTCATGATCTCCGCCATGGGGTGCGCCGTGTTCCTGGAGAACCTGGTGTACGCTACCATCGGGTCCCGGTTCTACGCCTACCCGGAGTTCTTCTCCCGGCAGACCGTGCCCCTCTTCGGGGGAGCCACGGTGAGTCTCCTGGACCTGGGGGCCTTCGCCCTCTCCCTGGTGTCCATCGGGGGGCTCCACCTGTTCCTCACCCGGACCCGCACGGGGGTGGCCATCCGGGCGGGGGTGAGCGACATGACCATGTGCTCCCTCATGGGAGTGAACCTGGATCGGCTCATCTCCGTGGTGTTCCTGCTGGCGGGGCTCTTCGGGGGCATCGCCGGGGTCTTCCTGGGGATCAAGTATCTGGTCTACCCCACCATGGGGTGGGTCACCAACAAGGCCTACATCGCCGCAGTCATCGGCGGCCTGGGGAGCCTGCCCGGGGCCCTGGTGGGGGGGCTGGTGCTGGGGGTGCTGGAGACCTTCGTGTCCACCTACGTGTCCAGCGTGATGCGGGACGTGTTCAGTTTCGGCCTGCTCATCGCCCTGCTGGTGTGCCTGCCCAACGGCCTCTTCGGCCGAGACGCCTCGGAGAAGGTGTAGGGCCGTGAACTACGTCCTGTCCATCGTCACCCTGGCGGGGATCAACATGATCGCGGTGCTGGGCCTGTCCATCTTCACGGGTTTCACGGGGCTGTTCTCCTTCGGGCACGCCGCCTTCGTGGGCATCGGGGCCTACGTGTCCGCCATCCTCACCTATTACTACTTCGTCCCCTTTCCCCTGGCCCTGGGGGCGGGGGTGGTCGCGGCGGGAGCGGTGAGCCTGGTCATCGGGGTGCCCACCCTGCGGGCCAAGCTCCGAAGCGACTACTTCGCCATCGC
The sequence above is drawn from the Aminomonas paucivorans DSM 12260 genome and encodes:
- a CDS encoding ABC transporter substrate-binding protein, which encodes MRKGWVWLLCGLLLAWTGAAGAEETIRIGHSVSLTGGASMWGQSEKLALEMLIKKINASGGVLGKKLELVGYDNRNDAVESVNVARRLANDGVVAVIGPAQSGNAIATAPVLEKARIPMVVTTATNPFVTIDKRSGKTRPFAFRPCFIDPFQGTVAAQFAFRDLKARKAAVLYDVGSDYGQWLAKYFEEAFVKAGGKVVAKEAFRTDELDYRAQLGKMKGLEPDVLFIPTSQKEAAMAAKQARDLGLKARLLGTDNWGSPDLIELGGSAIHGGYFVNLTDLADPDIKGFVQEYRKAFGADPVLPNPVMAQDALLLVVHGIQAAKSTDGAKMAQAMAHARGLKVTSGVLTIDPVTHDPLDKPAVIQKVDTQAKSFVFVKKFHPGTK
- a CDS encoding branched-chain amino acid ABC transporter permease translates to MPLFLQTLVTGLSIGGIYALMAVGYSLVFSVLNFSNFAHGAVIMLGAYMGLGLVSKLHAGLGLVVAGSMMGAGLLAVANEKLAYSLLRHRKAPSLYLMISAMGCAVFLENLVYATIGSRFYAYPEFFSRQTVPLFGGATVSLLDLGAFALSLVSIGGLHLFLTRTRTGVAIRAGVSDMTMCSLMGVNLDRLISVVFLLAGLFGGIAGVFLGIKYLVYPTMGWVTNKAYIAAVIGGLGSLPGALVGGLVLGVLETFVSTYVSSVMRDVFSFGLLIALLVCLPNGLFGRDASEKV